A genomic window from Glycine max cultivar Williams 82 chromosome 17, Glycine_max_v4.0, whole genome shotgun sequence includes:
- the LOC100809973 gene encoding probable anion transporter 5, translated as MKLPVRYLIVILTFVCTSVCYIERVGFSIAYTVAADGAGVNQSSKGTILSTFYYGYACSQVPGGWAAQKIGGRRVLLLSFLLWSLTCALLPLDPNRVMLLVIARLLVGIAQGFIFPSIHTVLAQWVPPHERSRSVSLTTSGMYLGAALGMLLLPTLVKFRGPQSVFLAEAALGASWSLLWFKYATDPKSTASGVGESVLPVNKKIDTHNKKPLSAKIPWVKILTSFPVWAIVVNNFTFHYALYVLMNWLPTYFELGLQLSLQDMGSSKMMPYLNMFLFSNIGGVVADYLITRRILSVTKTRKFLNTVGFLVASLALVIIPSFRTSGGAVFCSSVALGFLALGRAGFAVNHMDIAPRYAGIVMGVSNTAGTLAGIVGVDLTGKLLEAAKAANSDLSSPESWRAVFSIPGFLCIFSSFVFLLFSTGERIFD; from the coding sequence ATGAAGCTCCCTGTGCGTTACTTGATTGTTATTTTGACCTTCGTCTGCACCTCGGTTTGCTACATCGAACGAGTTGGGTTTTCCATCGCGTACACAGTTGCTGCTGACGGTGCCGGAGTGAATCAATCGAGCAAAGGTACAATACTGTCCACCTTCTATTACGGATACGCCTGTTCTCAAGTTCccggaggatgggcagctcagaAAATCGGGGGGAGGAGGGTCCTGCTTCTTTCCTTTCTGTTGTGGTCATTAACTTGTGCACTACTTCCTCTAGATCCCAATCGCGTTATGCTTTTAGTCATTGCTCGTTTGCTCGTTGGTATAGCACAAGGCTTCATTTTCCCCTCCATCCACACAGTTCTAGCTCAATGGGTTCCCCCTCACGAGAGATCTAGATCCGTCTCTCTCACCACTTCTGGGATGTACCTAGGTGCAGCTCTAGGTATGCTTCTTCTTCCTACTCTAGTCAAGTTCAGAGGTCCTCAATCTGTGTTTCTTGCGGAGGCCGCATTGGGCGCTTCATGGTCTTTACTTTGGTTCAAATACGCCACTGATCCCAAATCCACTGCCTCTGGTGTCGGGGAATCAGTCTTGCccgtcaataaaaaaattgacactcACAACAAAAAACCGCTTTCAGCCAAAATCCCCTGGGTCAAAATTTTAACCAGCTTCCCTGTGTGGGCGATTGTTGTCAACAATTTCACCTTTCACTATGCTTTATATGTGCTCATGAACTGGCTCCCAACCTactttgaattgggccttcagCTTAGCCTGCAAGATATGGGTTCCTCTAAAATGATGCCCTATCTCAACATGTTCCTCTTCTCCAACATTGGCGGTGTTGTCGCGGACTACTTGATCACCAGGAGAATATTATCTGTCACCAAAACCAGGAAATTCTTGAACACTGTCGGATTCTTGGTTGCTTCTCTTGCCTTGGTGATCATTCCCAGTTTCAGAACTTCTGGTGGTGCTGTCTTCTGTTCTTCCGTGGCTCTTGGTTTCTTGGCACTTGGCAGAGCTGGCTTTGCCGTGAACCACATGGACATTGCTCCTAGATACGCTGGAATAGTGATGGGTGTTTCTAATACTGCCGGTACGTTAGCTGGCATTGTTGGCGTTGACCTGACTGGGAAGCTTCTTGAAGCTGCTAAGGCTGCTAATTCTGATCTTTCAAGTCCAGAAAGCTGGAGGGCAGTGTTTTCCATTCCTGGGTTTCTATGCATTTTTAGTTCTTTTGTATTTCTACTATTTTCAACTGGGGAGAGAATTTTTGATTGA